A segment of the Erythrobacter sp. F6033 genome:
CGATGTTCCACGCGGCAAGCTGGGGCCTGCCCTATGCTGGCGCGATGGCTGGCATCAAGTTTGTGTTCTCCTGCGTCAATGATCCCGCCGTGCTGCACGAATTGATGCTGCGCGAGAAGGTGACGGACAGTGCAGGCGTGCCGACCGTATGGCTGGCGCATTTCCAATATTGCGACAAGGAAGGCATCGACCTGCCGCCGCTGAAAGCTGCAACCATTGGCGGTTCGGCTTGTCCGCGCTTTATGATCGAGCGCCTGATGAAGAACGGCACCCGTGTTCAGCACGCCTGGGGCATGACGGAAACGTCGCCAATCGGCACAGTTGGCGGGCCGACATGGGATTGGGAAGAGCTCACATTCGAGCAAAAGGTCGACAAGACCGCGATGCAGGGACGCCCGATCTTTGGCGTGGAACTGCGCACCGTCGATCTCGACGATATGGCAACCGAACTGCCGCGCGATGGCGAGACATCGGGCGCGCTGCAAATTCGCGGGCCGTGGATTATCAAGCGGTACTTCAAAGCCGAGAAAGACGCGGTGGACGCCGATGGCTGGTTCGACACTGGCGATGTTGGCATCATTCACCCGGATGGCACATTGCAGCTGACCGATCGCACGAAAGACGTGATCAAATCGGGCGGCGAATGGATCAGCTCCGTCGAGCTGGAAAACGCCGCTGTTGGTCACGATGGCGTAGCAGAGGCCGCTTGCGTGGGCATGTATCACCCGAAATGGGATGAACGGCCCGTACTGTTCGTGGTCCGCGCAGAAGGTTCCACGGTGACCGGTGATGAGATCGTCGAACACCTCAAGCCGCTCATCGCGAAATGGTGGTTGCCGGATGCCGTCGAATTTGTGGACGACATTCCGCACACGGCAACGGGCAAAATCTCCAAGAAAGACCTGCGCGACCGTTTCGCAGACTACAAATTGGATACGTAAGCAATGGCTCAATTCTACATTGACCCCTCAGCTTCCAATTTTCAGGCTTTCAAGGATCTGCCGCGTGATGAGCCGATCCATATGCTCAACCTGCTGCGATACCGGGATCATGCCGAGTATCCAGAGGGCCACGAACATCACGGCAATGGCTGGAGCGGGCGGCGTGCTTACGAGGAATACGGCAAAACGAGCGGCCCGATCTTCTCCCGCGTCGGCGGCGAGATCGTATGGCGCGGCGCGTTTCAGACGATGGTGACGGGGCCCGATGACAAGGAATGGCACGACGGCTTTGTCGCGCAATATCCCAATTCAGGCGCGTTCTTCGAAATGATCAAAGACCCTGACTACCAGTTGGCGGTGATCAACCGCACGGCGGCGTTGATCGACAGTCGCTTGATGCGGTTTGAGCCAGGCGAGGCTGGCGGGGGATTTGGGTGAGGCGGCTCTCAATTCTGCTTGGTCTTTTAGTTCTGGCCTGCAGTCCGACAGAAGCAGATTCTGATTCCGCTCTTCAGAATAAAGTGGATGCGCTCGCTATCAGTTGCCACTCTGACACTGATGACGTCTCGATTGAGCGATCAGGTAACTGTCTGGCTTTGTTACGTATTATTGACGCAGAGGTAGAAAACAGGCCGGTTTGCGACATGCTTGAACCGGACAATTGTCCCGATTTGGAAAGCAAAGCTGAGGGTGCGTCCGAGGCTTACACTCACGCAATCGCTAAGTCGCTTTGGTTGCACGGCAAACCATCTGATGATCTGCTTCGAAGTGTCAATGCCGACCCGAAAGGCCGCTTCGTTTTCGTGTATAGAGACCTCAAGATTATGGAGCAATTGTTTGAGCTTTGCCTAGAGATGGAGCGCGAACAGATCCGGACATCTTCTGTCCGCTCGAAAGACTCGATGCTGCAATTGGCGACTTCGTATTATCATCCTCCATTGAAGGAGGGACAACTCTGTTATCGTGAAGGCTATGGCGAGAGCTCCGAGACCTGATTGCATACCAAAATACAGCCCAAGCATACGTATCCCAGATCGCTCCGCTCTGGCCTAACCGTCCTTCGCTTGCCAATATACTCTCATGGCCAACGAAAAACCCAAAACAGTCGCGCTGCTCACCGCTGGCGGTCTTGCGCCGTGCCTTTCCTCTGCTGTGGGCGGGTTGATCGAGCGTTACACTGACGTCGCGCCGGATATCCGGATTATCGCCTACCGCAATGGCTATGCCGGATTGCTGACTGGCGATTGGGCCGAGGTGCCGGATCACGTCCGCGCCAATGCCGGGCGGCTTCATGCTTTTGGCGGCAGTCCGATTGGAAACAGCCGGGTCAAACTCACCAATGTCGAGGATTGCGTGAAGCGCGGTTTGGTCGCCGAGGAGCAAAATCCGCTTCATGTCGCCGCCGAGCAGTTGAGCCGCGACGGGGTGGATATCCTCCACACGATTGGCGGAGATGATACTAACACCGCAGCCGCCGATCTCGCCAAGTATCTTGAAGAGAATGATTACCCGTTGACCGTTGTCGGCCTGCCCAAGACGATCGACAATGATGTGATCCCTATCCGCCAATCTCTGGGCGCGTGGACCGCGGCGGAGCAGGGCGCGATCTTTGCGCGCAACGTAATCGCAGAACACACCGCCAATCCGCGCATGTTAATTGTGCATGAGGTGATGGGCCGCAATTGCGGATGGCTGACCGCAGCGACCGCTCGCGAACATCACAAATGGGCCACAAGCGCGCAATTCGCCGAATGGGAAGAAAACGCCGCAGCAAGATGGAACGTGCACGGCGTGTTCGTGCCAGAGCGGCCTTTTGACATCGCTTCAGAAGCAAAACGTCTGCGCACCATCATGGATGAGCAGGATGGAGTGAACCTGTTCATCTCGGAGGGAGCAGGGCTCAATGAAATTGTCGCGGCGATGCAAGCCGAGGGTGAAGAAGTCCCGCGCGATCCCTTTGGCCACGTACAACTCGACAAAATCAATCCAGGTAAATGGTTCGCGGAGAAGTTCGCTGCCGAGCTGGGCGCTGAAAAGGTCCTTGTGCAAAAGAGCGGATATTATTCGCGATCAGCACCCGCAAACGCAGCGGACCTTCGTCTTATCCGCGAATGCACAAATCACGCGGTCGGCGCGGCGTTGGCCGGGGAATCCGGCGTTGCGGGTCAGGACGAAGAGCGCGGTGACCAGCTGCGGACAATCGAGTTTGAACGGATCAAGGGCGGCAAAGCATTTGACGTCACGACGTCATGGTTTTCCGATCTGCTGCGCGAGATTGGCCAGGCCTAGGCCGTTTAAAACAGGCGCAATTGCCCACCGGTCTCCGGGCGTCTGAACTTTGAACAATCCAGTTCGAATTTGGGCGCCGTTTTCCCATGACCAATTCCGGCTTTCTTGCACGCAATCCTAAACCGTGCACGAAGCAAGTCAGCCCAAACTCCATTCGGGCGCATGCGCGTGAAGAAATTGGGATCGTTGTCACGGCCCCCTCTGATGGATCTGACAATGCTCATCACTTTTCCCGCGCGGTCCGGGTAGTGAACATCAAGCCATTCGCGAAACAATGGCGCAACCTCATGCGGCAAGCGCAGCGGTATCCAGCCCGCACTTTGCACGCCAAGTTGACCAACACGCGCGACGATCTCTTCCATGAATTCATCGGTAATGGCGGGGATGATTGGCGAGACCGAGCAATGCACCGGAACGCCCGCGCGCACCAATTCGTCCAATGCCACCAACCGTTTGGCAGGCGCAGCGCAACGCGGTTCCAATTTAGCCGAAAGCTGAGGGTCCATACTCGTAACTGAAATCGCAACCGCGACGAGGTTTTCGCAGGCCATTTGTTCCAACAAATCGAGATCGCGCAAGACTCGGTCAGACTTTGTCGTGATCGTCACTGGGTGGCGGGCATCAAGGCACACTTTGAGCAGTTGCCGCGTGATCGTGTAATCGCGCTCAATCGGTTGATATGGATCGGTGTTGGTACCCATCGCGATTGGGCGCGGTCGATATTTCGGCTTGGCGAGGGTTTCGCGCAAAAGCTGTGCGGCATTCGGTTTCGCGAACAGCTTGGTTTCGAAATCGAGGCCGGGTGAAAGATCGTGATAGGCGTGGGTAGGGCGGGCAAAGCAATAGACACATCCATGCTCGCATCCGCGATAGGCATTCACGCTCCGGTCAAACGGAACGTCAGGCGATTTGTTGAAGCTTAAGATCGTTTGTGCGTGTTCGTCGGTAACGGTCGTGCGGAGTTTAACCGGTGGGCCATCGAGCAAAGACATGTGATCGCGCCAGTCGCCGTCGACCTCACGTTTGGCCAAGCCAAAGCGTGTCGGTACACTCGCAGACTGCGCCCCGCGGCCCGAATTTTTAGTGTATACCGAGGATGCTCCCATTGCTCTGGCTATATATCGATTGGCGGAACAAAGAAAGAACATACCATTCTCTTTACCAATCGACGTTAGGGCGACGGGATGGTGAATCGCACAACCCAGTTTCGCATCAAGGAAGAGCACGCTCTCGCAGCCGCAAACCGTGTGGTCAGCCGCAAACTCAAGGTCCCACTATTGCCCGTGATATTCGTTGCATCTGGCGCTGGTTTGATAGGCCTGATGCTAGGTGAGGGAAGGCTTCTGGGGGAGTGGTTACCGTTATTGTCATGGTTGCTCCTAACATTGGCTCTTATCCTCGCGTCCATGAAGTTTTGGTCCATCCCCCGGCAGGCACGGCGATTGTATCGGCAGTCATCCCTGAAAGATGAAATGATCACGCTGGAATGGGACGAGGATGGTTTTTCGGTTGAAGGTAAGAGCGCCAAGTCAAAGGTCTTGTGGCCGCATCTGTTCGCATGGGATGAGCATGATAGCGTGATCCTGCTGTTGCAGAACGAGCTGACATATAACATTATACCCAGAACTACGTTTGATGACACGCAGCTAGCGGATTTGCGCGAATGCCTCGTAAAGTCCGGCCTGAAGCGGCTTTAGACTTCCCTCAATCGCGGCATCAACTCGACAAAGTTGCAGGGCCGATTGCGGCTGTCGAGTTGCTCCGCAAGGATACCGTCCCAGCCATCTTTTACCGCGCCGTTCGATCCGGGTAGGGCGAAGATATAAGTTCCCCTGGCGACGATAGCGCAAGCGCGTGATTGAACAGTGCTGGTGCCGATACTCTTGAAACTCAACCATCGGAACAGCTCGCCAAAGCCGGGAATGTCACGGCCATCCTTGATCCTGGATAAAGCCTCCGGCGTAACATCGCGGCCTGTCAGGCCTGTGCCGCCAGTGCTAATGATCGCATCTACCTGCGGATCGTCTACCCACGCCTCAATTTGTTGAGCCAGCAGCGTTGCATCGTCTTTGACAATGGTGCGTGCCGCAACGGTGTGACCTGCTGCGGTTACTCGCGCGGTCAGGATATCACCGGACGTGTCGTCTTCGACTGTTCTGGTGTCGGAAACGGTCAGGACTGCAATGTTGATCGGCGTAAATGTCTTGGTCTCGTCGATCGCCATGTGCGTTTTCCTTTACCGGTCCAGATAGGCTGACCGTGTCCTAACCGGCTGCGGAAAGCTTGGCCACTGCCCTTGGGCAAGCGCGCGGCGGCTGGGGCTTTCGACGCCCGCAGCGCGCTCATACATCCAGTAGTTGCGCATCACGATGGCGACATATCCGCGCGTTTCCCAATAGGGAATCGATTCCATCCAGAGCAGCGGATCGTTCTGGTCGTTGATCTCGTAATTCCAGCGCGTGATCGGGGTAAGGCCAGCGTTATAGGCCGCCATGATTTTCGGCAGCTTACCTTGTGTTGCCGAGCTGTCGCGCAGCATTTCAAGGTGCTGCTGTCCATATGCGAGGTTCACCTCTGGATCATTCAGGTCTGCATAGCTCGCGCCAAGATTGAGGCTGCGATTATGATCGCGTGCGGTGCCGGGCATGATTTGCATCAGACCGCGAGCATTCGCAGGGCTGACCGCGCCTGCACGGAAGTTTGATTCCTGAAGCGCGTGGGCAAAGGCGAGCGAAGGATCGACACGCCAGCCATTGCGCGGCTGCCAACGGGCAACCGGGAAACGCAAACTCATGTCGCTACGCTGACCTCGCGGTGCGTTGTGCGCCATAAACAGCTGAGTGGATGGCATCCCAAGTTCGCGCGCAAATCGAGAGAGAGCTTCGAAATCACTTGGGTCACCGACGCGGGCCTGATGACGGAGAACTTCGTCAGCCAAGGCTGGCCTTCCGATTTCGACCAAAGCGGCGGCGACTTGAACGTTGTATGTGTCGGCTATGCTTCGCCAGTCATTCTCAGTGAAGGGCTGCGGTGTTGCTGAACGCGCGAATTCGATACCAAGCTGGTCTGAAGCGAGCATGCCATAAAGCGTCTCGTCATATTGCGCTGCGGCTTCAAGATGACCCTGTGCCTGTCCGGGTTCGCGGCACCGCACCAAAGAACGGTGCGCCCAGTAATGCGAAGCCGCTGTTAGTTCGACATTGGTCGATTTTACCGCTGCGCTTGCAAAAGCTTCTCCAGCTAGAGCGCAATACCCCAGGCGCCATGCTGCAAGTCCGGCTACCCATTCGCCTTCTGCAACCCAGGCGCCACTTCCCTCGCTGACTGTTTCGGCCAGCTGCAAAGCAGCGGTATCGTTGTTCTCAATGTAGTAACTCCACGCCACTTTCTGGCGCCATTCAGCGCGCGCGGCGGAGCTGAGTTGTCCGTCGACTTCCATCAGGATCGCATGTGCGCCTGCGGGATCGTCATTCTTGATCGCGTTCAGGATGGAAGAGCGGGTCGAACTAGGCAGGCTTCCGTCTACGACCGAACGCGGCCTGATACGTTTTGGCGCGTATGGTTGGCGGCTAAAACTTTGCGCGCGGGGGAATGACGGAATGCTCGACAGACCACGTCGTACGCCCAAGCGGCCGAGTTGTTCTGACTGCGGAAGATGGGTGCCCAATGCAAACCAATCGGCGATTTGACCCGCGCTAACTTGCGGGCTGTTCGCATGAACATAAAATTCTGCAAGCGCCGTCTGGTAAAGCACCGAGCTGCGGTTCTTTTGCAGCCGCTCGCGAACCTCGTTCCAGTCTTGGCGATCCAAGGCGGCAAACAGAGCGGCGAAATGCTTGCGCTCTTTGTCGCTGAGAACTGTCGGAATGGAATCGCCCTGTGATGCGTCACCGCCATAATGCGCAGCCATGCTCTGACTTTGCGCAATTGCAGTTCCGCTGGTGAGGGTGGCAGAGGCCAGTCCAATTGCGATCATACCAGACCGCAGCATTTTCATCGTCATTTCCCGGCCGACCATTCAATCCATCTCCGCCAAAATCTGGCTTTTAGGCGGGGCATGGACATCATGGCATCCAAACCTTCGCTCATCAGAAGCGGCGTGTTTACGGACGTATGGTTGATTTCACGTAAAGAAGTAAATTCTTGTGACCGGTCGTGCCCAAAAAACGGTAAGATGTTGGCGCCAAATGCGATTACGCGTTTCGGTGCGACGAGTTGAATGTGCAGCGCGGTGACTGCATCCATTCCGCTTTGTGCGATCGAGCTCGTGTCGGCCATGGGGGTGTGACGGGGAAGGGCGGAGGCGACGTAAACTGATTCTTTGGCGAGCCCCATTGCAGCGAGCATATTGTTCAAAAGCTCGCCTTGCGGTCCGCTCAAAATCGTATCGCTGTCTCTCTCTTCCGGATCGCAAACCAGCACCATTGTTTCGGCATTGGCGTTACCTCTAGGTGCGATACGGCCTCTCGGCCCGATTGCATCCAGACCGGGTGCCTCCATCCAGAATGTGCGGAATTCTTCAAGCGAGGCTGGTGGCGAATCGCCGATCAGATCGATACGCTGAACCTTTGGCGCGCGCGTTTGTTCTTTTTCGGTTTTGGCCGCACCGCCGCTTTGCCCGCCGTCTTGCGGTTTTTTTGGTGGCGTAGAAGCGGCTTCGGCTGGCTCGTCTTCACTCAACCAAACCGTAGCGTCATCGGCGAAATCCATGTCCACGCCTGCATTGCGCCACCAGTCCATGGTAGCGGCCAAATCGCGGGCAAGTGGGTTGGAAATCGCGTTCATCCTATCAAAGGCAGGTCTTGACTGCGCAAACCCCAGTTAGCAAGTGGAACATAGATACAAAACGGCGCGGCATTCGCGCCTGAACCTTGGGATAGAAGAGCGCATGTCCGAACGTGAATCAATGCCTTGTGATGTCGTTATCGTCGGTGGCGGCCCAGCTGGCCTTTCTGCGGCGATCCGACTGAAACAGATCAACGAAGAGCTTGAAGTCGTAGTCCTTGAAAAAGGATCAGAAATCGGCGCGCATATTCTCTCCGGCGCGGTGGTCGATCCAAAGGCTCTGGACGAGCTGCTGCCCGATTGGCGCGACATGGATTGCCCGATGGCGGAAACGCCGGTGACGGATAACTGGCACTGGAACCTGTCGAAGAACGGCAAAACCTCGATCCCCCACATCATCATGCCGCCTTTGATGAGCAATGATGGCTGTTACACCGGATCGCTGGGCAACATGACCCGCTGGCTTGGCGAGCAGGCCGAAGGGCTAGGCGTGATGGTATTCCCGGGCTTCCCGGCGAATGAAGTGATGTTTGACGATGATGGCAATGTTCGCGG
Coding sequences within it:
- a CDS encoding YcxB family protein, whose product is MVNRTTQFRIKEEHALAAANRVVSRKLKVPLLPVIFVASGAGLIGLMLGEGRLLGEWLPLLSWLLLTLALILASMKFWSIPRQARRLYRQSSLKDEMITLEWDEDGFSVEGKSAKSKVLWPHLFAWDEHDSVILLLQNELTYNIIPRTTFDDTQLADLRECLVKSGLKRL
- a CDS encoding pyrophosphate--fructose-6-phosphate 1-phosphotransferase, which gives rise to MANEKPKTVALLTAGGLAPCLSSAVGGLIERYTDVAPDIRIIAYRNGYAGLLTGDWAEVPDHVRANAGRLHAFGGSPIGNSRVKLTNVEDCVKRGLVAEEQNPLHVAAEQLSRDGVDILHTIGGDDTNTAAADLAKYLEENDYPLTVVGLPKTIDNDVIPIRQSLGAWTAAEQGAIFARNVIAEHTANPRMLIVHEVMGRNCGWLTAATAREHHKWATSAQFAEWEENAAARWNVHGVFVPERPFDIASEAKRLRTIMDEQDGVNLFISEGAGLNEIVAAMQAEGEEVPRDPFGHVQLDKINPGKWFAEKFAAELGAEKVLVQKSGYYSRSAPANAADLRLIRECTNHAVGAALAGESGVAGQDEERGDQLRTIEFERIKGGKAFDVTTSWFSDLLREIGQA
- a CDS encoding long-chain fatty acid--CoA ligase — protein: MIAGKLGAMQEFTMRITSVIDHAARESGTREIVTRWADGSETRTDWAGIRTDALKMAQALQALGIQKGDRVASLAMNHSRHLVSWYGVAGMGGVLHTVNPRLFDDQLEYIVNHAEDKVLCYDAMFQPIVDRMKERWTTVEHYICYDSGEHSPAFEDWIGEQDGDFEWVTGEETDPCMICYTSGTTGNPKGVQYEHRSTLMHAIAGLQPAAFNFSSASVMLPVVPMFHAASWGLPYAGAMAGIKFVFSCVNDPAVLHELMLREKVTDSAGVPTVWLAHFQYCDKEGIDLPPLKAATIGGSACPRFMIERLMKNGTRVQHAWGMTETSPIGTVGGPTWDWEELTFEQKVDKTAMQGRPIFGVELRTVDLDDMATELPRDGETSGALQIRGPWIIKRYFKAEKDAVDADGWFDTGDVGIIHPDGTLQLTDRTKDVIKSGGEWISSVELENAAVGHDGVAEAACVGMYHPKWDERPVLFVVRAEGSTVTGDEIVEHLKPLIAKWWLPDAVEFVDDIPHTATGKISKKDLRDRFADYKLDT
- a CDS encoding lytic transglycosylase domain-containing protein; this translates as MVGREMTMKMLRSGMIAIGLASATLTSGTAIAQSQSMAAHYGGDASQGDSIPTVLSDKERKHFAALFAALDRQDWNEVRERLQKNRSSVLYQTALAEFYVHANSPQVSAGQIADWFALGTHLPQSEQLGRLGVRRGLSSIPSFPRAQSFSRQPYAPKRIRPRSVVDGSLPSSTRSSILNAIKNDDPAGAHAILMEVDGQLSSAARAEWRQKVAWSYYIENNDTAALQLAETVSEGSGAWVAEGEWVAGLAAWRLGYCALAGEAFASAAVKSTNVELTAASHYWAHRSLVRCREPGQAQGHLEAAAQYDETLYGMLASDQLGIEFARSATPQPFTENDWRSIADTYNVQVAAALVEIGRPALADEVLRHQARVGDPSDFEALSRFARELGMPSTQLFMAHNAPRGQRSDMSLRFPVARWQPRNGWRVDPSLAFAHALQESNFRAGAVSPANARGLMQIMPGTARDHNRSLNLGASYADLNDPEVNLAYGQQHLEMLRDSSATQGKLPKIMAAYNAGLTPITRWNYEINDQNDPLLWMESIPYWETRGYVAIVMRNYWMYERAAGVESPSRRALAQGQWPSFPQPVRTRSAYLDR
- a CDS encoding PA0069 family radical SAM protein, with amino-acid sequence MGASSVYTKNSGRGAQSASVPTRFGLAKREVDGDWRDHMSLLDGPPVKLRTTVTDEHAQTILSFNKSPDVPFDRSVNAYRGCEHGCVYCFARPTHAYHDLSPGLDFETKLFAKPNAAQLLRETLAKPKYRPRPIAMGTNTDPYQPIERDYTITRQLLKVCLDARHPVTITTKSDRVLRDLDLLEQMACENLVAVAISVTSMDPQLSAKLEPRCAAPAKRLVALDELVRAGVPVHCSVSPIIPAITDEFMEEIVARVGQLGVQSAGWIPLRLPHEVAPLFREWLDVHYPDRAGKVMSIVRSIRGGRDNDPNFFTRMRPNGVWADLLRARFRIACKKAGIGHGKTAPKFELDCSKFRRPETGGQLRLF
- a CDS encoding uracil-DNA glycosylase family protein, translated to MNAISNPLARDLAATMDWWRNAGVDMDFADDATVWLSEDEPAEAASTPPKKPQDGGQSGGAAKTEKEQTRAPKVQRIDLIGDSPPASLEEFRTFWMEAPGLDAIGPRGRIAPRGNANAETMVLVCDPEERDSDTILSGPQGELLNNMLAAMGLAKESVYVASALPRHTPMADTSSIAQSGMDAVTALHIQLVAPKRVIAFGANILPFFGHDRSQEFTSLREINHTSVNTPLLMSEGLDAMMSMPRLKARFWRRWIEWSAGK
- a CDS encoding DUF1330 domain-containing protein, with amino-acid sequence MAQFYIDPSASNFQAFKDLPRDEPIHMLNLLRYRDHAEYPEGHEHHGNGWSGRRAYEEYGKTSGPIFSRVGGEIVWRGAFQTMVTGPDDKEWHDGFVAQYPNSGAFFEMIKDPDYQLAVINRTAALIDSRLMRFEPGEAGGGFG
- the moaB gene encoding molybdenum cofactor biosynthesis protein B — translated: MAIDETKTFTPINIAVLTVSDTRTVEDDTSGDILTARVTAAGHTVAARTIVKDDATLLAQQIEAWVDDPQVDAIISTGGTGLTGRDVTPEALSRIKDGRDIPGFGELFRWLSFKSIGTSTVQSRACAIVARGTYIFALPGSNGAVKDGWDGILAEQLDSRNRPCNFVELMPRLREV